One Prolixibacteraceae bacterium DNA segment encodes these proteins:
- a CDS encoding SusC/RagA family TonB-linked outer membrane protein yields the protein MMRQLMHGKRIWGLLIILMMASISAFAQQKNITGTIIGDDNLPIPGATIVVKGTSNGTISSIDGKYSIKANEGDLLQFSFVGMETQEVKVTNLNTINIELKSATIGMDEVVVTALGIKREKKSLGYSVQEVKGDELSRVKDANVVNSLSGKIAGVTISPSSTGTGGGSRIVIRGNNSISGNNEPLVVVDGVPITDNSSNTDDRWGNRAIDRGDGIADINPDDIATMSVLKGPAAAALYGSRAANGVILITTKSGTKTDRVKVSLSSNVVFESPLTQLDLQNEYGQGTGGAFVERSGASWGPKMEGQMIKDWTGESRSFSPYDNNLTDFLETGVNMTNNIDVTAGSEKVKFRAGFSRMDYWGQLPNNKLNRNTLNLRSTIDFSPKLSLDLKFNYIKSKGENRPKLAGDPDNVYFNMALMPRSIHLSDMKDYRNDDLTVRRYSDNGGMILNPYWTVNMNTNWDDKNRVIAMASLNYKFADWLTAKLRYGTDYTTVRGYDQLGTGVPYWQPTGDVKQDVSTLREDNTDFLLTASKTELISKLSANLSVGGNIMRQNNMSTTQWANGLITPDFYSINNGKAPRTVTNYYEKGINSLYGMGQLSWDNYLFVDLTARNDWSSTLPSDNRSYFYASAGLGWVLSEMVTLPEWINFLKVRGSWAQVGNDTDSYKLDQYLTIDLIGESGVPGATLPSDLPASNLKPEQATSYEVGAEGRLFNDRLGFDLTYYKVNTKDQILALPTPPATGYVNQFINAGNIENRGVELMIRGTLIKNENFQWDMTLNWAKNTNKVIDLYDGIDTYVISPSTSQVSVITNEGGSYGDLQGTHYVRDDQGRKVLDAEGLPVISQDRSVIGNYLPDWTAGLSNTFVYKNLSIGLLFDIRKGGDIYSGSVNAAAAAGTLAETSEGRDAWYNGTGGYVVSGVDVDGNAVTKTVNPESYWSRVSGIDEEWIYDATNIRLRELSVGYSLPKTILSGTPFTGAQVSFVGRNLWLIYSELPGLDPESSYSQSNAQGLELGAVSTPRTLGFNIKLDF from the coding sequence ATGATGAGACAATTAATGCATGGAAAACGGATATGGGGGCTTTTGATCATTCTTATGATGGCTTCCATTTCAGCTTTTGCTCAACAAAAGAACATAACTGGAACAATTATTGGAGATGACAACCTTCCAATTCCTGGTGCAACTATTGTAGTAAAAGGTACTTCTAACGGTACAATATCATCTATTGATGGGAAATATTCTATAAAAGCGAATGAAGGAGATCTCTTACAGTTTTCATTTGTCGGAATGGAGACACAAGAGGTGAAAGTGACAAATCTAAATACAATTAATATTGAGCTGAAATCTGCTACGATTGGTATGGATGAAGTGGTGGTCACCGCCCTTGGTATAAAAAGAGAGAAAAAATCTTTAGGATATTCGGTTCAAGAGGTTAAAGGGGATGAATTATCTAGGGTGAAAGATGCCAATGTGGTAAATAGCTTGTCTGGTAAAATTGCTGGGGTTACCATTTCTCCTTCAAGTACAGGAACAGGTGGTGGTAGCCGTATTGTAATTAGAGGAAATAACTCAATATCTGGAAATAACGAACCTTTGGTTGTTGTGGATGGAGTTCCTATTACTGACAATTCATCCAATACGGATGATCGTTGGGGGAATAGAGCTATCGATAGAGGTGATGGTATTGCAGATATTAATCCTGATGATATCGCAACCATGTCGGTTCTCAAGGGTCCTGCTGCCGCTGCATTATATGGATCGCGTGCTGCAAATGGTGTCATTCTGATTACTACAAAATCGGGGACTAAGACAGATCGAGTGAAAGTCTCTTTAAGTTCTAATGTTGTTTTTGAATCACCTCTTACTCAACTAGATCTTCAGAATGAGTATGGACAGGGTACTGGTGGTGCTTTTGTAGAAAGAAGTGGAGCTAGTTGGGGACCTAAGATGGAAGGGCAGATGATAAAGGACTGGACAGGTGAGAGTCGCTCTTTTTCTCCTTATGATAACAACCTAACCGACTTTTTAGAGACCGGTGTTAATATGACAAATAATATCGATGTAACAGCTGGTTCTGAGAAAGTGAAATTTCGTGCAGGTTTTAGTAGAATGGACTACTGGGGACAACTTCCGAATAATAAACTTAATAGAAATACCTTGAACTTAAGGTCAACTATAGACTTTTCACCTAAGTTGTCTTTAGACCTGAAATTTAATTATATAAAGTCTAAAGGAGAGAATCGACCAAAACTAGCAGGAGACCCTGACAATGTCTACTTTAATATGGCTTTGATGCCAAGAAGTATTCATCTTTCAGATATGAAAGATTATCGTAATGATGACTTGACAGTTCGAAGATATTCAGATAATGGTGGAATGATTTTAAACCCTTATTGGACTGTCAATATGAATACGAATTGGGATGACAAGAATCGTGTAATTGCGATGGCTAGCTTAAACTATAAGTTTGCAGATTGGTTGACAGCAAAACTTCGTTATGGTACTGACTATACAACGGTTAGAGGCTATGATCAGCTTGGTACAGGAGTTCCTTATTGGCAACCAACAGGGGATGTGAAGCAAGATGTGTCTACTTTGAGAGAGGATAACACGGACTTTCTTTTGACTGCTTCTAAAACAGAATTAATATCTAAGCTCTCAGCAAACTTAAGTGTTGGTGGAAATATTATGCGTCAAAATAATATGAGTACAACACAGTGGGCTAATGGACTTATTACACCAGATTTTTACTCTATTAACAACGGAAAAGCACCACGTACTGTGACGAATTATTATGAGAAGGGGATAAATTCTCTTTATGGTATGGGACAATTAAGTTGGGACAACTACCTTTTTGTGGATCTGACAGCCCGTAATGATTGGTCTTCTACTTTGCCATCTGATAACAGATCTTATTTCTATGCCTCGGCAGGTTTAGGTTGGGTTCTATCTGAGATGGTTACGCTACCTGAGTGGATTAATTTTTTGAAAGTTCGTGGTTCTTGGGCTCAAGTAGGTAATGATACCGATTCTTATAAATTAGATCAATATTTGACAATTGATTTGATTGGTGAATCGGGAGTTCCTGGAGCTACGTTACCTTCCGATCTCCCAGCTTCGAACTTAAAACCAGAGCAAGCCACTTCTTACGAAGTTGGGGCGGAAGGCCGTCTATTTAATGATCGTTTAGGGTTTGATCTTACCTATTATAAAGTAAATACGAAAGATCAAATATTAGCCTTGCCAACCCCCCCTGCTACTGGTTATGTAAATCAGTTTATCAATGCTGGTAATATTGAAAATAGAGGAGTTGAATTGATGATCAGAGGAACGCTAATAAAGAACGAGAACTTCCAATGGGATATGACTTTAAATTGGGCTAAAAATACCAATAAGGTTATCGATCTTTATGATGGAATTGATACTTATGTAATCTCTCCAAGTACTTCTCAAGTATCTGTAATCACAAATGAGGGTGGATCTTATGGTGATTTGCAAGGAACCCATTATGTTCGTGACGATCAAGGAAGAAAAGTATTAGATGCTGAAGGGCTACCTGTTATTTCACAAGATCGCTCTGTAATTGGGAACTATTTGCCTGATTGGACCGCAGGATTGTCAAATACTTTTGTTTATAAGAATCTTTCGATAGGGCTACTTTTTGACATTCGTAAAGGTGGTGATATTTATAGTGGTTCAGTTAATGCAGCTGCAGCAGCAGGTACTCTAGCAGAAACTTCAGAAGGACGTGATGCGTGGTATAATGGAACTGGGGGTTATGTGGTCTCAGGTGTGGATGTAGATGGAAATGCTGTGACTAAAACAGTTAATCCTGAGTCGTATTGGTCAAGAGTGTCAGGAATAGATGAAGAGTGGATATATGATGCAACCAATATACGTCTTAGAGAGCTGTCTGTTGGATACTCTCTTCCGAAAACAATTCTTTCAGGCACTCCTTTTACTGGTGCACAAGTTAGTTTTGTAGGAAGAAATCTTTGGCTTATCTATTCTGAACTACCTGGGTTAGATCCTGAGTCTTCATACTCACAGAGTAATGCTCAGGGGTTAGAATTAGGAGCAGTGTCTACTCCTCGCACTCTTGGTTTTAATATTAAGTTAGACTTTTAA
- a CDS encoding SusD/RagB family nutrient-binding outer membrane lipoprotein: protein MKTLFAIYIVLLGLIMASCSNFDEMNLNPNQPGVTTGDPSQLFSKMTKESTLTAYLHQRIHNLGVDAFSQYYSAPAFSTERGTMNDVWAQDYWKAYYGWLNSANTIIRVTKNDPTKVNTYQMARIWKAWMTQRTTDLFGDMPYFEAADGTGINPKYDTQENIYLDILKELKEAAAGLDLSKPNMGTQDFIYGGDVDLWRGFANSLRLRVAMRISNVKPTIAKTNAEDAVADGVLTLNAEMATMQNWSAPWGNGYSTKYYFDWGPGNGVALSTSMYNMLVGLGGIAFPSSDFFGPDITYRDVPSVVDPRGPHFFGISDNNGPTLTDKEHYSGRWTSIDVGLTEDQRAEQVNKPENNSRVGKEMQVITRPFIIMPVSEVFFLRAEGALKGWNMNGTAEELYEDGIKRSMEQWAISPIVYGDYLESEAMNINGTTVHFSFDSGTNDSPLDKVMTQKYIAGFPDNGWEAWADYRRIQKPVLKTPGTLDEGTGLKPGEVVQRLKYPQLEQNVNKDFYDEAVKHQGADLVSTKLWWVE, encoded by the coding sequence ATGAAAACATTGTTTGCAATATATATTGTTCTGCTTGGCCTTATTATGGCAAGCTGTTCAAATTTTGATGAGATGAATTTGAATCCGAATCAGCCTGGTGTCACAACAGGAGACCCATCTCAACTTTTCAGTAAGATGACCAAGGAGTCTACTTTGACAGCTTATCTTCATCAACGTATTCATAATCTAGGAGTGGATGCTTTCTCTCAATACTATTCTGCTCCAGCTTTCTCTACCGAAAGAGGGACGATGAATGATGTGTGGGCTCAGGACTATTGGAAAGCTTATTACGGTTGGTTAAACTCTGCGAATACGATTATTCGAGTTACTAAGAATGATCCTACGAAGGTGAATACATACCAAATGGCTAGAATATGGAAAGCTTGGATGACACAAAGAACTACTGACCTGTTTGGTGATATGCCTTACTTTGAAGCAGCCGATGGAACTGGAATAAATCCAAAATATGATACACAAGAGAATATCTATTTAGATATCTTAAAAGAGCTAAAGGAGGCTGCAGCAGGGCTTGACCTTTCAAAACCCAATATGGGTACGCAAGATTTTATCTATGGTGGTGATGTCGATCTGTGGAGGGGTTTTGCCAACTCATTACGCCTTAGAGTTGCAATGAGAATCTCCAATGTGAAACCAACCATTGCTAAAACAAATGCTGAGGATGCTGTTGCTGATGGGGTTCTTACTCTTAATGCAGAGATGGCTACAATGCAAAACTGGTCTGCTCCATGGGGGAATGGCTACTCTACAAAGTATTATTTTGATTGGGGCCCAGGTAATGGGGTTGCTCTTTCTACTTCCATGTATAACATGCTTGTAGGTCTTGGAGGCATTGCTTTCCCTAGTTCCGATTTCTTTGGACCAGATATCACATATCGAGATGTTCCTTCTGTTGTCGATCCTCGTGGTCCACACTTCTTCGGAATCTCTGATAACAATGGACCTACCTTAACCGATAAGGAACATTATTCTGGGCGTTGGACATCTATTGACGTAGGGTTGACAGAAGACCAAAGGGCAGAACAGGTAAATAAACCAGAAAATAACTCTCGCGTTGGAAAAGAGATGCAAGTGATTACTAGACCCTTTATTATTATGCCGGTTTCTGAAGTCTTTTTCCTTCGAGCGGAAGGAGCCTTAAAGGGTTGGAATATGAATGGTACTGCTGAAGAACTTTATGAGGATGGAATAAAGAGATCGATGGAGCAGTGGGCAATATCTCCTATTGTCTATGGGGATTATCTAGAATCTGAGGCTATGAATATTAATGGTACTACTGTTCATTTCTCTTTTGATAGTGGGACCAATGATAGTCCATTGGATAAAGTGATGACACAGAAGTATATTGCTGGTTTCCCAGACAATGGATGGGAAGCATGGGCTGACTACCGTCGTATTCAAAAACCTGTTCTTAAAACACCTGGTACTCTTGATGAAGGGACAGGATTGAAACCAGGCGAAGTTGTCCAAAGACTAAAATATCCTCAATTGGAGCAAAATGTAAACAAAGACTTTTATGACGAAGCTGTGAAGCACCAAGGAGCAGACCTTGTAAGTACAAAGTTGTGGTGGGTTGAATAG